The proteins below are encoded in one region of Sulfolobus sp. A20:
- a CDS encoding oxaloacetate decarboxylase yields the protein MGGVLLRDKINGPDNLRKLLESKDILVCPGAYDALSARLIEAMGFECVYMTGFGTAASMLGYPDVGLITMSEMVDNVKRIARVISVPLIADADTGYGNPINIIRTIREYEDAGASGLHIEDQTFPKKCGHLTGKELIPLEEMVEKIRAGRDAKRNPNFLLIARTDAIAVEGIDSALERAKEYYKAGADMLFVEAPENVEQIERIAKELRGIPLLYNWAGKGTRSPLIDLKTLRELGYKLVIVPVVTLFTAFKAMKEVLERMKVDGLPLNVLDKMVNFNEFVEFIGVPEVQKLEQKYVTRVRK from the coding sequence ATGGGAGGGGTCCTTCTAAGAGATAAAATTAATGGACCAGATAACCTAAGGAAATTATTGGAATCTAAAGATATATTGGTTTGCCCAGGGGCATATGATGCATTAAGTGCTAGACTAATAGAAGCGATGGGATTTGAGTGTGTCTACATGACAGGATTTGGAACAGCAGCTAGCATGTTAGGCTACCCTGACGTCGGATTAATCACTATGAGTGAGATGGTAGATAACGTTAAAAGGATTGCCAGAGTAATTAGCGTTCCGCTAATAGCTGATGCTGACACCGGTTACGGTAATCCAATAAACATCATTAGAACTATTCGAGAGTATGAGGATGCCGGGGCGTCTGGTTTACATATCGAGGATCAAACTTTTCCAAAGAAATGTGGACATTTAACTGGTAAAGAACTAATACCCCTTGAAGAAATGGTAGAAAAGATTAGAGCAGGTAGAGATGCTAAAAGGAATCCTAACTTCCTCCTAATAGCGAGAACTGATGCTATTGCCGTGGAGGGAATTGACTCAGCTCTAGAGAGGGCTAAGGAATATTATAAGGCAGGAGCAGATATGTTGTTCGTTGAAGCCCCAGAAAATGTTGAACAGATAGAGAGGATTGCAAAGGAACTTAGGGGTATTCCTTTATTATACAATTGGGCAGGAAAAGGTACAAGGTCTCCTTTAATAGATCTAAAGACTCTAAGGGAATTAGGTTATAAACTCGTTATAGTACCAGTAGTAACGCTATTCACAGCATTTAAGGCAATGAAGGAAGTTCTTGAGAGAATGAAAGTAGACGGTCTACCATTAAACGTACTAGATAAAATGGTAAATTTCAACGAATTTGTAGAATTTATAGGCGTTCCAGAAGTACAAAAATTAGAGCAGAAATATGTTACTAGGGTGAGAAAGTGA
- a CDS encoding (2Fe-2S)-binding protein — protein MVKAVHVKITINGKPYEADIEPRLLLVHFIRDIAGLTGTHIGCDTTNCGACTVILNGKAVKSCTIFAVQANGKEVLTIEGLAKDGKLHPIQEGFWVKHGLQCGYCTPGMIMAAYQLLMRNPNPTEEEIRWGISGNLCRCTGYQNIVEAIKYAAEKMRGGA, from the coding sequence TTGGTTAAAGCTGTCCACGTTAAAATAACGATAAATGGCAAACCTTATGAGGCTGATATAGAGCCTAGATTACTATTAGTCCACTTCATAAGGGATATAGCTGGTTTAACTGGGACTCACATAGGATGTGATACTACAAATTGTGGAGCATGTACAGTTATCTTGAATGGTAAGGCTGTTAAATCTTGCACGATATTTGCAGTTCAAGCAAATGGCAAAGAAGTATTAACCATAGAGGGTTTGGCTAAAGACGGAAAGCTTCATCCCATACAAGAAGGATTTTGGGTTAAGCATGGTTTACAATGCGGTTACTGTACGCCGGGAATGATAATGGCAGCTTATCAATTACTCATGAGGAATCCTAATCCAACAGAAGAGGAAATTAGATGGGGAATATCGGGAAATCTTTGCAGATGTACTGGATATCAGAATATAGTTGAGGCAATTAAGTATGCAGCAGAAAAGATGAGAGGTGGGGCTTAG
- a CDS encoding 3-isopropylmalate dehydratase large subunit: MGKTIAEKILQAHLVEKRNEIKPGEIILAKPDVILLNDVSGPLAIKQVKSIGAKRVKDVNSLVLVLDHFEPPPSLEAAQNNKVMRDFAKEQGANKFFEIGSGIEHTLLPEMGLVKPGYLIIGGDSHTTTYGAFNAYGSGFGATDIAVAMALGYLWFRVPESQLFIFKGRRPPFITGKDLILHAISDIGVDGANFQSMEFSGPALLNFNIDEYMHVANMAIEAGAEAGIFEPNEVVINWSKTYLGEVSSLVKADNDAKYVAVHEYDITSLEPLIAKPHSPGNVVNVKDVEGIPVNQIYIGNCANGTITDLRQAAAILRGKKIAKDVRLIIMAATRNVYKQAIKEGLIDTFIDAGAQVSHSTCGACFGGHMGLLADGEVAITTTNRNFRGRMGSAKAEVYLANAMVAAASAITGYITDPRKVADWDEVKKFVYG; the protein is encoded by the coding sequence GTGGGTAAGACTATAGCGGAGAAAATATTACAAGCCCATTTAGTTGAAAAGCGTAATGAAATAAAGCCTGGCGAAATAATTCTGGCTAAGCCAGATGTGATATTACTCAATGACGTTTCTGGTCCATTGGCTATAAAGCAAGTTAAGAGTATTGGGGCGAAAAGGGTTAAGGATGTAAACAGTTTGGTTCTAGTTTTAGATCACTTTGAACCTCCTCCTTCTCTGGAGGCAGCTCAAAACAATAAAGTAATGAGGGATTTCGCTAAAGAGCAAGGAGCTAACAAGTTCTTCGAGATAGGATCTGGAATAGAACATACGTTATTACCAGAAATGGGATTGGTTAAGCCAGGTTATTTAATCATTGGAGGGGATTCCCACACTACAACATATGGAGCATTTAATGCTTATGGTTCAGGGTTTGGTGCAACTGATATAGCAGTAGCCATGGCATTAGGTTACTTATGGTTTAGGGTACCTGAAAGCCAATTATTCATATTTAAAGGAAGAAGACCACCATTTATCACTGGAAAGGACTTAATATTACATGCTATAAGTGATATAGGAGTAGATGGAGCAAACTTTCAATCTATGGAGTTTTCTGGACCTGCTCTACTTAATTTTAATATAGATGAGTATATGCATGTAGCAAACATGGCTATAGAGGCTGGAGCTGAAGCAGGAATATTTGAGCCTAATGAGGTTGTAATAAATTGGAGTAAGACTTATTTAGGTGAAGTAAGCAGTCTAGTGAAAGCGGATAACGATGCTAAGTATGTAGCGGTTCATGAGTATGATATCACTAGTTTAGAACCTTTGATAGCTAAGCCTCATTCCCCGGGTAATGTTGTGAATGTCAAAGACGTCGAGGGAATACCAGTTAATCAAATATATATAGGAAATTGTGCAAACGGAACAATAACGGATTTGAGACAAGCTGCGGCTATTCTTAGAGGCAAGAAGATCGCTAAGGACGTTAGGTTAATTATAATGGCAGCTACTCGTAACGTGTATAAACAAGCCATAAAAGAGGGTCTTATCGATACATTTATTGACGCAGGTGCCCAAGTATCTCATTCTACTTGTGGAGCGTGTTTCGGAGGTCATATGGGCTTATTAGCAGATGGCGAAGTAGCAATTACTACCACAAATAGAAATTTCAGAGGTAGAATGGGCTCAGCTAAGGCAGAAGTATATTTAGCAAATGCTATGGTAGCTGCAGCTTCTGCAATAACGGGATACATCACGGATCCTAGAAAAGTTGCAGACTGGGATGAAGTTAAAAAGTTTGTATATGGGTGA
- a CDS encoding MoxR family ATPase, whose translation MINSVDELIKLLSDHNYVIEREAAVAVFLALKLEKPLLIEGPPGCGKTELAKVIAKALNLQLVRLQCYEGLDYSQAVYEWDYPRQLLEIKMLQQLNNENEIRKRIYSEEFLLERPLLRALRSDKRVVLLIDEIDRAEPEFEGFLLEFLGEFQVTIPELGTIKANSVPYVFITSNKTRDLSDAIRRRCIYLNLSYPKEERELEIIKRKVPNVREDVVKSAIRIVNELRNDDEIIHKPGVSETIDFVNAILTLNVKNIDYDTIKQLITTLLKDEEDIRHFVSKNERGRIDSQDS comes from the coding sequence ATGATCAATAGTGTTGATGAACTAATTAAACTATTATCGGACCATAATTACGTAATAGAGAGGGAAGCAGCTGTAGCTGTATTTCTAGCATTAAAATTAGAAAAACCTTTATTGATTGAAGGACCACCAGGATGTGGAAAGACTGAACTAGCCAAAGTTATAGCAAAGGCATTAAATTTACAGTTAGTTAGACTTCAATGTTATGAGGGATTAGACTATTCTCAAGCAGTCTATGAGTGGGATTATCCTAGACAATTGCTGGAAATAAAGATGCTACAGCAATTAAATAACGAGAATGAGATAAGGAAGAGAATATACAGTGAAGAGTTCTTGCTCGAAAGACCACTATTAAGGGCATTAAGGTCAGATAAAAGGGTAGTATTACTCATAGATGAAATAGATAGAGCTGAGCCGGAATTTGAAGGATTTTTATTGGAGTTTTTAGGGGAATTCCAAGTTACAATTCCTGAATTAGGTACAATAAAGGCTAACAGCGTACCTTACGTATTTATAACGTCCAACAAAACTAGAGATCTATCAGATGCCATAAGAAGAAGGTGTATATACTTAAATCTATCATATCCTAAAGAAGAAAGAGAACTAGAGATAATAAAGAGAAAAGTTCCTAATGTAAGAGAGGATGTAGTTAAGTCAGCTATAAGAATAGTGAATGAACTTAGGAATGATGATGAAATAATTCATAAACCTGGAGTGTCCGAAACTATTGACTTTGTTAATGCAATACTAACTCTTAATGTAAAAAATATAGACTATGATACCATAAAACAACTCATAACTACTCTACTTAAGGATGAGGAAGATATAAGACATTTCGTGAGTAAAAATGAGAGAGGAAGAATTGATAGTCAAGATAGCTAA
- a CDS encoding xanthine dehydrogenase family protein subunit M, which translates to MYPAEFDYFSPNDLKEALELLSKYGDDAKILAGGQSLIIAMKLRIISPKYVIDINNIPNLSYVSESEGYLRIGALTRYSDLEYSDLIRNKYPLLHEAVKHIADPTVRNWGTVGGNVCYNHPGNNLPSVMLAYNAELVATSLSGSRVIKAKDFFLGPFQTALRTDEILTEIRIPIQQPRNGGSYIKLERRVGDFAIVASAVNISVDYDGTVKEVGIGIGGASNNAVKAYKAEEMLRGSRINDNLIKEVGKVVSDTIQPVEEPFGPPAEYRKAMAGVLTVRAIKQSLRKALGGV; encoded by the coding sequence ATGTATCCTGCAGAATTTGACTATTTCTCGCCTAACGACCTTAAGGAGGCACTAGAACTATTATCTAAATACGGAGATGACGCAAAGATACTGGCAGGAGGTCAAAGTTTAATAATAGCGATGAAGTTAAGAATCATTTCTCCTAAGTACGTCATAGATATAAATAACATACCAAATCTATCTTATGTTAGCGAGTCAGAAGGTTATTTGAGGATCGGAGCATTAACTAGATATTCAGACTTAGAGTATTCCGACTTAATAAGAAATAAATACCCATTACTTCATGAAGCTGTCAAGCATATTGCCGATCCTACGGTAAGAAACTGGGGAACTGTAGGAGGTAATGTATGTTATAATCATCCTGGAAATAACTTACCTTCTGTGATGCTAGCTTACAATGCTGAACTCGTGGCTACAAGTTTGTCTGGAAGTAGAGTTATTAAGGCTAAAGACTTCTTTTTAGGACCATTTCAAACCGCATTGAGAACAGATGAGATCTTGACCGAAATAAGGATTCCAATTCAACAACCAAGGAATGGTGGAAGTTATATAAAATTAGAGAGAAGAGTAGGCGACTTCGCAATAGTTGCATCAGCTGTAAATATATCCGTAGATTATGATGGAACTGTGAAAGAGGTAGGAATCGGGATTGGTGGAGCGAGTAATAATGCAGTTAAGGCTTATAAAGCTGAAGAGATGTTAAGAGGAAGTAGGATAAACGATAACTTGATTAAAGAAGTAGGCAAAGTAGTGAGTGATACAATTCAACCAGTTGAAGAACCGTTTGGTCCTCCAGCTGAATACAGAAAGGCTATGGCTGGAGTGCTAACAGTTAGGGCGATAAAACAATCATTAAGAAAGGCTTTAGGAGGTGTGTGA
- a CDS encoding mandelate racemase/muconate lactonizing enzyme family protein yields MLQPKEMEVLLYKVPSRHIQENAIARFTAYEWTVVKIRFSNEIEGLGWTYTQGRGGSAVFHLIADYWAKEILSSPSIDPETLNKKVWSLSYSYGLEGISRIAYSAIDIALWDALAKAHDMPLYELLGGPKSPKVKAYRSAIDLNFSLEELVDDIKRFKAQGFKAFKIKVGKPKFEEDVERIKAVKEVIGDMPLMVDVNRGWSYQETVRRGKVLEELGVYWLEEPIEADLLDQYKQLREKLDIPIAAGESLYNGYEQARLILDKCVDIVQLDVHRSGGITEWMKYARIAEALGLPMAPHFGEEISVQVLSAIKNSLFLEHLPGSNLNDSGVLASTLKFEEGYAIPPNKPGHGIEFDWEKISKYEVDRRKVS; encoded by the coding sequence ATGTTACAGCCCAAAGAGATGGAAGTACTATTATATAAGGTTCCCTCGAGACATATTCAAGAAAACGCTATAGCGAGATTTACTGCATATGAATGGACAGTAGTCAAAATAAGGTTTTCTAATGAAATTGAAGGACTAGGATGGACTTATACTCAAGGGAGAGGAGGTAGTGCGGTATTTCATCTAATAGCGGATTATTGGGCTAAGGAGATTTTAAGCTCTCCCTCAATTGATCCCGAGACATTAAATAAAAAAGTCTGGTCTCTTTCTTACTCTTATGGCTTAGAGGGTATCAGTAGAATAGCTTATTCAGCAATAGACATCGCATTATGGGATGCACTAGCTAAAGCTCATGATATGCCATTGTATGAATTACTGGGAGGACCAAAGTCTCCTAAAGTGAAAGCTTATAGAAGTGCAATAGATTTGAACTTCTCCTTAGAGGAATTAGTTGATGATATAAAAAGGTTTAAGGCTCAAGGATTTAAAGCGTTCAAGATAAAGGTGGGTAAGCCAAAGTTTGAGGAAGATGTAGAGAGAATAAAGGCGGTAAAGGAAGTTATAGGGGATATGCCTCTAATGGTAGATGTTAATAGAGGATGGTCCTATCAAGAAACTGTGAGAAGAGGGAAGGTACTGGAAGAATTGGGAGTTTATTGGTTAGAAGAACCTATCGAAGCTGATCTTCTAGATCAGTATAAGCAATTGAGGGAAAAGTTAGATATACCAATAGCTGCTGGTGAAAGCTTATATAATGGATATGAGCAAGCTAGATTAATATTAGACAAATGCGTTGATATAGTTCAACTAGACGTTCATAGGTCTGGAGGTATAACTGAGTGGATGAAATATGCTAGGATTGCAGAAGCCTTAGGATTACCTATGGCTCCGCACTTCGGTGAAGAAATCTCAGTTCAAGTACTTTCAGCAATAAAGAATTCATTATTTCTAGAGCATCTACCCGGAAGTAATCTAAATGATAGTGGTGTATTAGCTTCTACACTGAAGTTCGAAGAGGGATACGCTATTCCTCCTAATAAGCCTGGTCATGGAATAGAATTTGATTGGGAAAAAATCTCTAAATACGAAGTAGATAGAAGAAAAGTTAGCTAA
- a CDS encoding aerobic carbon-monoxide dehydrogenase large subunit yields MAEETLPPVGVHGMGHKIRRKEDMRFLMGKGTYVDDIKLPGMVYLAFVRSPYAHAKIKRIDIEKAKSMPGVIDIITGEELEKAGLSWIPTLMGDKMMVLPTDKVVFQGQEVVAVIAEDKYKALDAANQIEIEYEPLEPVIDPKKALETNSPIVRPDKKSNLVFKWEAGDKELTDKLFKEADVVVSQDFYYQRLHVAYMEPVGSVAHYDPVSGKLTLWMTTQAPHVVRTVFSLVTKIPENKIRIISPDIGGGFGGKVYVYPGYVVSAYASIKLGRPVKWINTRSEDMRSTAFARDFHIHGELAAKKDGTILALRIKVISDHGAFYGDANPSKFPAGLFSICTGAYDMKSAYVEVTGAYTNKPAGGIAYRCSFRVTEASYTIERLVDILAHELRMDPAELRLKNFIPPEKFPYKSALGWTYDSGNYAAALKKAMEKIGYYELRKEQEEKRKKGELMGIGISTFVEIVGAGPADLFDIVGIKMFESAEIRIHPTGKVIARFGTRAQGQGHETTYAQIVSEILGIPVEDIIVEEGDTDTCPYGLGTYASRSTPTAGAAAAVSARKILDKAKKIAAHLLEAREEDIVFEKGKFYVKGYPEKSKTIQEVALAAYTNPPPNLEAGLEAVTYYNPPNMTFPFGAYICVVDIDKGTGQVKVRRFVAVDDCGNIINPVIVDGQIMGALTMGFGTAFMEEIRYDENGNIYGGSFAEYLIPTAVETPKWELDKTITPSPHHPLGAKGVGESATVGSPAAFVNAVVDALSHLDVKHIDMPIWPWKVWKILKDKGIASDE; encoded by the coding sequence ATGGCAGAGGAAACTTTACCTCCTGTTGGAGTTCATGGAATGGGTCATAAAATAAGGCGTAAGGAAGACATGAGATTCTTAATGGGTAAGGGAACTTATGTAGATGATATAAAATTACCGGGAATGGTTTACTTAGCTTTTGTTAGAAGTCCTTATGCTCACGCGAAAATAAAAAGAATAGATATAGAAAAGGCTAAGTCGATGCCAGGAGTTATCGACATAATAACTGGAGAAGAACTAGAAAAAGCGGGATTATCGTGGATACCAACCCTTATGGGAGATAAAATGATGGTATTACCTACTGATAAGGTAGTGTTTCAAGGACAGGAAGTTGTAGCGGTTATAGCAGAAGATAAGTATAAGGCTTTAGATGCAGCTAATCAAATTGAAATCGAATATGAACCTTTAGAACCAGTTATTGATCCTAAGAAAGCTTTAGAAACAAATTCGCCCATTGTAAGACCCGATAAGAAGTCCAATTTAGTCTTTAAATGGGAAGCTGGAGACAAAGAACTTACAGATAAATTGTTTAAAGAGGCTGATGTTGTAGTAAGTCAAGATTTCTACTATCAAAGATTACACGTAGCTTATATGGAGCCAGTTGGATCAGTGGCACATTATGATCCAGTTTCTGGTAAGTTGACATTATGGATGACAACTCAAGCTCCTCACGTCGTTAGAACAGTGTTCTCACTAGTTACTAAAATACCAGAAAATAAGATAAGGATAATCTCACCAGACATAGGAGGCGGGTTTGGAGGGAAAGTTTACGTATACCCCGGTTACGTAGTTTCAGCTTATGCATCAATAAAACTAGGAAGACCAGTTAAGTGGATAAATACTAGATCTGAGGATATGAGAAGCACAGCTTTTGCGAGAGACTTTCACATACATGGAGAATTAGCAGCTAAAAAGGATGGGACAATACTAGCGTTGAGGATTAAGGTGATAAGTGATCACGGAGCCTTTTATGGTGACGCAAATCCATCTAAGTTCCCTGCAGGTCTATTCAGTATTTGCACTGGAGCTTATGACATGAAGTCTGCCTACGTCGAGGTAACTGGAGCTTACACTAATAAGCCTGCTGGAGGTATCGCATATAGATGTTCATTTAGGGTAACTGAAGCATCATATACTATTGAGAGGCTAGTTGATATACTAGCTCATGAATTGAGAATGGATCCTGCTGAGTTAAGGTTAAAGAACTTCATCCCACCAGAGAAATTCCCATATAAGTCTGCATTAGGTTGGACGTATGATAGCGGCAATTACGCTGCTGCATTGAAGAAAGCTATGGAAAAAATAGGTTATTATGAGCTGAGGAAGGAACAAGAGGAGAAGAGGAAGAAAGGGGAATTAATGGGGATTGGGATAAGCACTTTTGTCGAAATAGTAGGAGCAGGACCAGCTGACTTGTTTGATATTGTGGGAATAAAGATGTTTGAGAGCGCTGAAATAAGGATTCATCCCACTGGTAAGGTAATAGCCAGATTTGGAACTAGAGCACAAGGTCAAGGACATGAAACAACTTATGCCCAAATAGTATCTGAAATTTTAGGAATTCCAGTTGAGGATATAATTGTCGAAGAGGGAGATACGGATACTTGCCCATATGGCTTAGGTACTTATGCAAGTCGTAGTACTCCAACTGCTGGGGCAGCAGCTGCAGTATCAGCTAGGAAAATATTAGACAAGGCTAAGAAGATAGCTGCACACCTATTAGAAGCGAGAGAAGAGGACATTGTATTTGAGAAAGGTAAGTTTTATGTAAAGGGCTATCCAGAAAAATCTAAGACTATTCAAGAAGTTGCGTTAGCTGCATATACTAATCCTCCACCTAATCTAGAAGCTGGACTAGAGGCTGTTACATATTATAATCCCCCAAATATGACTTTCCCATTCGGAGCTTATATCTGCGTTGTTGATATTGACAAAGGAACCGGGCAAGTCAAGGTTAGGAGGTTTGTAGCAGTTGATGACTGTGGAAACATTATAAATCCAGTAATTGTTGATGGTCAAATTATGGGAGCTTTGACTATGGGATTTGGTACAGCATTCATGGAGGAAATACGTTACGACGAGAATGGAAATATTTATGGGGGAAGTTTCGCTGAATACTTAATACCCACAGCTGTGGAAACACCGAAGTGGGAACTAGATAAAACCATAACACCATCTCCTCATCATCCATTAGGAGCTAAGGGGGTAGGAGAATCTGCTACAGTCGGGTCTCCAGCAGCATTTGTAAACGCGGTAGTTGATGCCTTATCTCATTTAGATGTTAAGCACATTGATATGCCTATATGGCCTTGGAAAGTATGGAAAATACTTAAGGATAAGGGGATAGCCTCAGATGAATAA
- a CDS encoding VWA domain-containing protein: MREEELIVKIANVLREMGRNVGIDETLDAINAIRVIKDRDPFTLKAILKATLLKNFQLINNEEKRSQSQKVFGNVVTQQYLSESKTLFIYSPSEAKAKLENFKVDINDITKWRNIANNIREITLSYQGHRFKVKEIGTLDIKRTLRREAKYEGDYPIIIKSKRKILKSNIILLCDVSGSMIDFFKESLLLSFFLKRMEKKTEIFYFSTDVKRVTNFFQVTSLNLINLRSISSTISYGSGTRIGEALQELKRRYGYYLNRRSSVVIFSDAWDLGNLELLKRELKDIKKRCFLSMWINPLMDSPSYSPATETVKIVNENVDLMISPSSLIDHNFSI, encoded by the coding sequence ATGAGAGAGGAAGAATTGATAGTCAAGATAGCTAACGTATTAAGGGAAATGGGAAGGAATGTAGGTATTGATGAAACTCTTGACGCAATTAATGCAATAAGAGTTATAAAGGATAGGGATCCCTTTACTCTAAAGGCAATACTTAAAGCTACTCTCTTAAAGAATTTTCAACTCATCAATAATGAGGAAAAGCGTAGTCAAAGCCAAAAAGTATTCGGAAACGTTGTGACCCAACAGTACCTCAGTGAAAGCAAAACGCTGTTCATCTACAGCCCTTCAGAGGCTAAAGCAAAGTTAGAGAATTTTAAAGTAGATATCAACGATATAACGAAGTGGAGGAATATTGCAAATAATATTAGAGAGATTACGTTAAGTTATCAAGGGCATAGATTTAAGGTAAAGGAAATTGGGACATTAGATATTAAAAGGACACTAAGAAGAGAAGCGAAGTACGAAGGTGATTATCCAATTATAATAAAATCTAAAAGAAAAATTTTAAAATCTAATATAATTTTGTTATGCGATGTCTCTGGTTCAATGATAGATTTCTTTAAGGAAAGTTTACTACTATCTTTCTTCTTAAAGAGGATGGAGAAAAAAACTGAAATATTCTATTTTAGTACAGACGTAAAAAGAGTAACTAACTTCTTTCAAGTAACCAGCTTGAATCTAATAAATCTAAGAAGTATTTCGTCGACAATTTCTTATGGGAGTGGTACGAGAATAGGAGAAGCCTTGCAAGAGTTAAAGAGGCGTTACGGTTATTATTTAAATAGAAGAAGCAGTGTAGTTATTTTCAGTGATGCATGGGATTTAGGTAATCTAGAACTATTAAAAAGAGAATTAAAGGATATCAAAAAAAGGTGCTTTTTATCTATGTGGATTAATCCTTTAATGGATAGCCCATCATATTCTCCAGCTACTGAGACAGTTAAAATTGTAAATGAAAACGTAGACTTAATGATCTCCCCTAGTAGTCTAATAGATCATAATTTTTCCATTTGA
- a CDS encoding 3-isopropylmalate dehydratase small subunit produces MIFKGKAHVVGNDVDTDVIIPGRFLTITDPKEVAKHIFEGVDPDFVKRVKPGDIMVAGKNFGSGSSREQAAIGLKALGISAVIAKSFARIFFRNAINVGLPIFISPEAVEHLNSLMKGREVIGSFVKSTDIEVEINVDTGEIKIMDKTFNSTPMPPFILDVMRSGGILEWAKSKLNE; encoded by the coding sequence ATGATATTTAAGGGTAAGGCTCACGTAGTAGGAAATGATGTTGATACTGACGTAATAATTCCGGGTAGGTTTTTGACTATCACAGATCCTAAGGAAGTCGCAAAACACATTTTTGAGGGAGTAGATCCTGATTTCGTAAAACGTGTTAAACCGGGGGATATAATGGTTGCTGGTAAAAATTTCGGCAGTGGCTCATCGAGAGAACAAGCAGCAATAGGTCTTAAAGCTTTAGGGATAAGTGCGGTAATAGCTAAGAGTTTTGCGAGAATATTCTTTAGAAACGCGATAAATGTAGGACTTCCAATATTCATCTCCCCAGAAGCTGTAGAACATTTAAATAGTTTGATGAAGGGAAGGGAAGTAATAGGATCTTTTGTTAAGTCAACTGACATTGAAGTGGAAATTAACGTAGATACTGGCGAAATTAAAATTATGGATAAGACTTTTAATAGTACTCCTATGCCTCCTTTTATTTTAGACGTCATGAGAAGTGGAGGTATTTTAGAGTGGGCAAAGAGTAAGCTAAATGAATAA
- a CDS encoding heme-binding protein, giving the protein MKTTFTKESISDDMAMVMIKAATEKAKEIGKSFVIAIVDESGVLKSFLRMDGAPLLSVQVAIDKAYTAVGFGMPTHQWYDFIKNDPPLALGAPSGINRLIIFGGGYPIVLNGKIVGGIGVSGGHYTEDMKVAEAALEALKKEVERSG; this is encoded by the coding sequence GTGAAGACAACTTTCACTAAAGAGAGCATTTCCGATGATATGGCTATGGTTATGATAAAAGCTGCTACAGAAAAAGCTAAGGAAATAGGAAAGTCATTCGTTATAGCAATAGTTGATGAGAGCGGTGTTCTTAAGTCCTTTTTGAGAATGGATGGTGCACCTCTTTTAAGCGTTCAAGTTGCTATTGATAAAGCTTATACTGCAGTTGGTTTTGGAATGCCTACCCACCAATGGTATGACTTCATAAAGAATGATCCACCTTTAGCATTAGGTGCTCCATCTGGTATTAATAGACTAATAATATTTGGAGGAGGATATCCAATAGTGTTAAACGGTAAAATTGTAGGAGGAATTGGTGTCAGCGGGGGGCATTACACTGAAGACATGAAGGTAGCTGAAGCTGCTTTAGAAGCATTGAAGAAAGAGGTTGAGAGAAGTGGGTAA